The following proteins are encoded in a genomic region of Candidatus Methylospira mobilis:
- the bcsQ gene encoding cellulose biosynthesis protein BcsQ, whose product MFVVAIVSASGGTGKTSLTANLASLLTRREQPVLAVELDPSNRLGLYLGLTVRNPTGIVDLSADQTWHHAAQRNADHVNLLHFGHGVNTHRTHEKLSVIESRGVRDFLLDLSPPSGCIVLIDTQRAPSLCFDCALAAADLILHVITAQPGCFEDIAVMHAHYERRFSAEPEHAPGLFHVLNKVNSAKLLSDDIIGILRVRLKSKMLRYAIHQDEAIPEAMASNQCVADYAPHSQASHDLQGLADWLLAQPAH is encoded by the coding sequence ATGTTCGTCGTCGCTATCGTCTCGGCCAGCGGAGGGACAGGAAAAACCAGCCTGACCGCCAATTTAGCCTCACTGTTAACCCGGCGGGAGCAGCCGGTTCTGGCCGTTGAACTCGACCCATCGAACCGGCTCGGCCTCTACCTGGGATTAACCGTTCGTAACCCGACAGGCATTGTTGATCTATCCGCCGATCAGACATGGCATCATGCTGCGCAACGCAATGCAGACCATGTCAACCTGCTGCATTTTGGTCATGGCGTTAATACGCACCGGACGCATGAAAAATTATCGGTCATCGAAAGCCGCGGCGTTCGCGATTTCCTGCTGGACCTGTCCCCGCCCTCCGGCTGCATCGTGTTAATCGACACGCAGCGCGCGCCGTCTCTTTGCTTCGACTGCGCGCTGGCGGCGGCAGACCTGATACTCCATGTGATCACGGCTCAACCAGGCTGTTTCGAAGATATAGCGGTCATGCATGCGCACTACGAGCGGCGTTTTAGCGCCGAGCCGGAGCATGCGCCCGGGTTGTTCCATGTTTTAAACAAGGTTAACAGCGCCAAACTGCTCTCTGACGATATCATCGGCATACTGCGCGTTCGCCTGAAGAGTAAAATGCTGCGCTACGCCATACACCAGGATGAAGCGATTCCCGAAGCCATGGCAAGCAATCAGTGTGTAGCGGATTACGCTCCCCACAGCCAGGCCAGCCACGATTTGCAGGGACTCGCCGATTGGCTGTTGGCGCAGCCTGCGCATTGA
- a CDS encoding cellulose biosynthesis protein BcsC, protein MYEDDSLQPLPDEITRGNQPGPADSDALRLSLLHHAAHHQDTRRQATPTATATTGRAAQTAAKPELAQIEAGINKLIEETKKRPAAHIHGLSLPADAALPENTAETEQIRLLIADTLSEQSSYRERIGLISKHLEQLQTTSGDLHAALASRNQQLELLTTEKSRLAESKKIAANSARQAQESVQRWQEAAEQEIIAHANTRAECNDLQLRAEKLRQQTQRQNATAEKKRHARQQAAQALIENLGRQLAAAKQRDTSHHPHPEPPATGADFKSLPTSDVQPDLGRRDAPGRRDERSGIEKSDALNSRLKQLETLVRQLEDAQKADASHLHPPIAENPSRFRLREVIVISLCSAAATLFLIMCLAFFIARSSVASTDAVIEQRTNNNRRRDDKEQGSPEASASNTPVGRLLDSARLWVVKDRLDLALEAANKARLLEPDNPAILARIGELELKANHSPQALELLQQLQSRFPDAEATHELEDAYRIATKDRMALATVDFLGRVGPSRMEPAIRALRALFPNGAPHGELGLMYYHMLGRANGHQAEAKAGLERLGKEMPNDPRPPLELAVLLVDNPATLLRGLDKVAMLTQRDDIRRESLLKVWNDGLSNLERNAHTERYFNAFTAAFPDQPVPYKQISAAEIASRRKQQRADEVDNLIRNAEAAREKQQAEEARNLLGKALQLDTSNREAQLTLAKLEQEAGNNARARELFDAVLLADPVNSRAVNGVLDIMAANGSRAEALQYAENYAQAHPQQAGDIAGARAGLLRAESDDLLKQGRNKQALSVLENGLNDIPASPWLRYDLANQYAREGLAGKAKKLFDDPAAGDVENRYAEALFLSGQGDNNGASAAIESIAPEQRSDSIKALALKSSVRADLAQAVQAQLNGKHSAAVKLSLHAETQARDTPELAWECAEGWTDINESNRALALGKRLQANAEPSLATDNALRYARLLYKAERNVEFSEKVAAIETKNNLTKQQKESLLDLKRMYAVRTAWELRGEGRSDEAEALLHKTLEQQPDDIGLLATLADILYLGDKSEEAGEIYQKLIAGNPKGYDTRLSHAKALRKMGKEEEARDEIARLGKEIPTGDRGNRLTLAEQLAEEDDFTHAREIINDLLRTRPNDKKTLLQAANIEKKAKEYESALGYLRQVEKQSVSGKQTSPEDATLVGEAALEIQKIEQRRYGYVTSGVDYRSLSGTPGMSQVTNLEAPVYMQYPLGYSGHVFVQTDYANVFAGQLDLTQFSTANQFGKINALCASTAAITQKNQQALPSSQQLSSQQLSQIQGMGCNNATMGPNALATQFYAGNITDQNALSGSINQTASGAPIAVGYKNDNWRFDIGTTPLGFPVTTVVGGVHHSGSWGKGYYSWDLARRALPNSLLSYAGAHDPVTGEVWGGVKANGGGIYMGIDQGRLGLFAQGAAHYLEGKNVQSNADIMLRTGVDWALIDQPNMRLTVGIAGMYWRFSNNQRHYTFGYGGYWSPQTYLSIAPPIQWTGRWGDLSFLFRGYAAYSWSSEGGGNYYPTSPDLQAQAQQLANLTSSFTNGNSTPTYTGSSGLSPAVSWGLRSVLEYQVAPNWFVGGRAEIARSPFYTPNYYGLYFRYSFDERTEKIPYPPEPPVPYYRY, encoded by the coding sequence ATGTACGAAGACGACTCGCTCCAACCGTTACCCGATGAAATAACCAGGGGAAATCAACCAGGACCGGCAGACAGCGATGCACTTCGCCTCTCCCTCCTGCATCATGCGGCGCATCACCAGGATACTCGACGGCAAGCAACACCAACCGCAACCGCCACAACTGGGCGCGCAGCTCAAACCGCTGCCAAACCGGAGCTGGCGCAAATAGAAGCCGGCATCAATAAACTCATTGAAGAAACAAAAAAAAGACCGGCCGCACACATACATGGGCTGTCGCTTCCCGCTGATGCGGCATTACCGGAAAATACAGCGGAAACAGAACAAATCAGGCTCCTCATCGCCGATACGCTTTCCGAGCAAAGCAGCTACAGGGAGCGGATTGGCTTGATTAGCAAACACCTTGAGCAACTGCAAACTACTTCCGGGGATCTGCATGCAGCGCTCGCCTCCAGAAATCAGCAGCTCGAACTCCTGACCACGGAAAAATCCCGGCTGGCCGAGTCAAAAAAAATAGCGGCAAACAGCGCCAGGCAAGCGCAGGAAAGCGTTCAACGCTGGCAGGAAGCCGCTGAGCAGGAAATCATTGCGCACGCCAACACGCGGGCAGAGTGCAATGATTTACAACTGCGCGCGGAAAAGCTACGGCAGCAAACCCAGCGGCAAAACGCAACTGCCGAAAAAAAACGCCATGCACGGCAACAAGCGGCGCAGGCGCTGATCGAAAACCTGGGCAGACAACTCGCAGCAGCAAAACAGCGCGATACTTCCCATCATCCGCACCCGGAGCCGCCAGCTACTGGTGCTGACTTCAAAAGCCTCCCAACTTCGGATGTGCAGCCTGACCTGGGACGCCGGGACGCGCCCGGTCGCAGGGATGAAAGGTCCGGCATCGAAAAAAGTGACGCGCTCAATAGTCGCCTCAAACAGCTGGAAACCCTGGTTCGACAATTGGAGGACGCGCAAAAAGCCGACGCTTCGCACCTTCATCCTCCGATCGCGGAAAATCCATCCCGATTCCGGTTGCGCGAAGTGATTGTCATTAGCCTGTGTTCGGCTGCCGCTACACTGTTTCTGATAATGTGCCTGGCATTTTTCATAGCTCGCAGCAGCGTTGCATCCACCGATGCCGTCATCGAGCAACGAACGAACAATAACCGCCGCCGCGACGACAAGGAACAGGGATCGCCCGAGGCATCCGCCTCGAATACGCCGGTTGGCAGGCTGCTGGACAGCGCCCGTCTCTGGGTCGTGAAAGACCGCCTGGATCTTGCCCTCGAAGCCGCCAACAAGGCGCGCCTGCTCGAACCGGACAATCCTGCGATTTTGGCGCGCATAGGCGAGCTGGAACTGAAAGCAAATCACAGCCCGCAGGCGCTGGAACTGTTACAGCAATTGCAATCGCGATTTCCCGACGCCGAGGCGACGCACGAACTGGAAGACGCCTATCGGATAGCCACCAAAGACCGCATGGCCCTGGCAACCGTGGACTTTCTGGGCCGGGTTGGGCCGAGCCGCATGGAGCCGGCGATACGCGCACTGCGCGCCTTGTTTCCGAATGGCGCGCCGCACGGCGAACTGGGCCTCATGTATTACCACATGCTGGGGCGCGCCAACGGCCATCAGGCCGAAGCGAAAGCCGGCCTCGAACGTCTGGGCAAGGAAATGCCGAACGACCCGCGCCCGCCACTGGAGCTGGCTGTTTTGCTGGTCGATAACCCGGCAACCCTGCTCAGGGGCCTCGACAAAGTCGCGATGCTAACGCAACGCGACGATATCAGGCGCGAATCCTTACTCAAGGTTTGGAACGACGGACTGTCCAACCTGGAACGCAATGCGCATACCGAACGCTATTTCAACGCGTTTACCGCCGCCTTTCCCGATCAACCCGTACCCTATAAACAGATATCGGCAGCGGAAATCGCTTCGCGGCGCAAGCAGCAACGGGCAGATGAAGTCGACAACCTGATACGCAACGCCGAAGCTGCACGCGAAAAGCAGCAAGCGGAGGAAGCGCGGAATCTGCTCGGTAAAGCCTTGCAACTGGATACCTCGAACAGAGAGGCGCAACTGACGCTGGCAAAGCTCGAGCAGGAGGCCGGCAATAACGCGCGCGCGCGGGAGCTGTTCGACGCCGTATTGCTGGCCGATCCCGTCAATTCGCGCGCGGTAAACGGCGTCCTGGATATCATGGCGGCAAACGGAAGCCGGGCGGAAGCGCTGCAATATGCTGAAAACTATGCCCAGGCGCACCCGCAGCAGGCCGGAGATATCGCAGGCGCCCGCGCCGGCCTGCTGCGTGCGGAAAGCGACGATTTATTGAAACAAGGCAGGAACAAACAGGCGCTGAGCGTGCTGGAAAACGGCTTGAACGATATTCCGGCATCGCCCTGGCTGCGCTATGACCTCGCCAACCAGTACGCCCGCGAGGGGCTGGCCGGCAAAGCCAAAAAACTGTTCGACGATCCCGCCGCCGGCGACGTGGAAAACCGTTATGCCGAAGCGCTGTTTTTAAGCGGCCAGGGCGACAACAACGGCGCCAGCGCGGCGATCGAGAGCATAGCACCGGAACAACGCTCCGATTCGATAAAGGCGCTGGCGCTTAAATCCTCCGTTCGCGCCGATTTGGCGCAAGCCGTACAGGCGCAACTGAACGGAAAACACAGCGCCGCCGTCAAATTGTCGCTCCATGCCGAAACCCAGGCCAGGGACACGCCGGAACTGGCCTGGGAGTGCGCGGAAGGATGGACTGATATCAATGAATCCAACCGCGCGCTGGCGCTGGGCAAACGCCTGCAAGCAAACGCCGAACCTTCGCTCGCAACCGATAATGCTTTACGCTATGCGCGATTGCTGTATAAAGCGGAACGCAACGTAGAATTCAGCGAAAAAGTCGCCGCCATCGAAACTAAAAACAACCTGACAAAACAGCAGAAAGAAAGTCTGCTCGACCTTAAACGCATGTATGCCGTTCGCACCGCCTGGGAACTGCGCGGCGAGGGCCGGAGTGACGAAGCGGAAGCCTTGCTGCATAAAACCCTGGAGCAGCAACCCGATGATATCGGCCTGCTCGCTACGCTGGCCGATATTCTCTATCTGGGAGACAAGTCCGAAGAAGCCGGCGAGATATACCAAAAACTGATCGCCGGAAATCCCAAAGGTTATGACACGCGCCTGTCCCATGCCAAAGCGCTGCGCAAGATGGGAAAAGAGGAAGAGGCTCGGGACGAAATCGCCCGATTAGGCAAGGAAATTCCCACAGGAGATCGCGGCAACCGGCTCACGCTGGCCGAACAGTTGGCCGAGGAAGATGATTTCACGCATGCACGCGAAATCATCAACGACTTGCTGCGCACCCGGCCCAACGACAAAAAAACCTTGCTGCAAGCCGCCAATATCGAAAAAAAGGCGAAGGAATACGAAAGCGCGCTGGGTTATTTACGGCAGGTCGAAAAACAGAGCGTATCCGGGAAGCAAACCAGCCCGGAAGATGCGACGCTTGTCGGCGAGGCTGCGCTGGAAATCCAGAAAATCGAGCAGCGGCGCTATGGTTATGTCACCAGCGGCGTGGATTACAGAAGCCTCTCAGGAACGCCCGGCATGTCACAGGTAACCAACCTGGAGGCGCCGGTGTACATGCAATACCCGCTAGGCTATAGCGGGCATGTGTTTGTACAGACCGATTATGCCAATGTGTTCGCTGGACAACTGGACCTGACTCAATTCTCCACTGCGAACCAATTCGGAAAAATTAATGCGCTTTGCGCATCCACTGCAGCAATCACACAAAAAAATCAACAGGCGTTACCCTCATCACAGCAATTATCTTCACAGCAGTTGTCGCAGATCCAGGGAATGGGTTGTAATAATGCCACCATGGGGCCAAATGCATTGGCCACACAATTTTATGCTGGCAATATTACAGACCAAAACGCCTTATCCGGCTCCATCAATCAAACCGCATCGGGCGCGCCGATCGCAGTCGGCTACAAAAACGATAACTGGCGTTTCGACATCGGCACTACGCCGCTCGGCTTTCCGGTCACCACGGTTGTCGGCGGCGTGCATCACTCCGGAAGCTGGGGAAAAGGGTACTACTCCTGGGATCTGGCGCGGCGCGCGTTACCCAACAGTTTATTATCCTACGCGGGAGCTCACGACCCGGTAACCGGCGAAGTATGGGGGGGCGTCAAAGCGAATGGCGGCGGCATCTATATGGGTATCGACCAAGGCCGTCTCGGACTCTTCGCTCAGGGAGCGGCGCATTACCTGGAAGGGAAAAATGTACAATCAAACGCCGACATCATGCTGCGCACCGGCGTGGACTGGGCGCTCATCGACCAACCGAACATGCGTTTAACAGTAGGCATTGCCGGCATGTATTGGAGATTCTCCAATAATCAGCGCCATTATACGTTCGGCTACGGCGGTTACTGGAGCCCACAAACCTATTTGTCCATCGCACCGCCCATACAATGGACCGGACGCTGGGGCGATCTGTCCTTTTTATTCCGCGGCTATGCGGCTTACTCCTGGTCGAGCGAAGGTGGCGGCAACTATTACCCGACCAGTCCCGACCTGCAAGCGCAGGCGCAACAGCTGGCCAACCTGACATCTTCGTTTACGAACGGTAACTCGACCCCAACATATACGGGCAGTTCCGGCCTGTCTCCGGCAGTCAGTTGGGGGTTGCGCAGCGTACTGGAATACCAGGTCGCGCCGAACTGGTTCGTGGGCGGACGCGCCGAGATCGCGCGTTCCCCATTCTATACGCCTAACTATTATGGCCTCTATTTCCGTTATTCGTTCGATGAGCGCACGGAAAAGATTCCATACCCGCCCGAACCGCCAGTACCGTATTATCGTTACTAA
- a CDS encoding coiled-coil domain-containing protein, whose amino-acid sequence MPKFSIASISMSPEQTRLLAESNSFRESGGIFVDQNGTEHPYHAGSIWYDDFGPIITENEEAALSESGDDTYAQDIRHAGWSHIEIVSAGNEEMTLLTDCQKDFTVALIAALRQTDAGCRMMAISCAHRAEGKLAWSISLRRRYALNHESRTFSLPSAINGEAFEADILARINGCLQERGLPECALAVKGHTPDVSDAVKTGSGTPTADARASRAPDASQIEMQIQKLRAEANRRVSSLTDIQTSLTAINEREQAVRARESAETERDVAIAAKERLLQQAQNEERLRVELQEKIEALSAQIETLQTRIKELNGEIAKKDEVIAALTEEKLQLNETVKTAENNASKALENSRAWQAAATEEINAHAITAADRDALLNGLEQLDQEVKRHAAAFHKEMYELEQSTRAQIENLTKELQNQSQQAATFIQALNVQTQATQRLIDGFKQQMAPHSAKQEGMAAALQTDSENEHPDNTRTEPDSTPHNEPAPHPLFAVGMSQVERKHSNILNVKPFILRQGAAERNQQPGQERFKPIATTLPRSVAAALAAPIAINDGASHFPRKLRRLSQPTGQEGKNHQLVWQNVKDDLSKAAREDGAGSKEPSHYVSHAQKAAVKNWQNKFALSPSSNDGSIQWRRNPGEIDTLSSRADQLESNISKLAELSMSRADIVTAASPVDGTSSLDHDHAGYTKNNIVDNNGGRRMRAVIAAGLSTLSVSVLIAGLAIYAATDGTTLPMRQITAQLHGIRSAAAHLSAITGQLLQEESGDYHPAASLTRTDAKETETEIPDVQQIMSAVFEFDAGAMAGTVLKPFIPEELADGRNLPNANTLNATQVAAIFPH is encoded by the coding sequence ATGCCAAAATTCAGCATTGCTTCGATCAGCATGTCACCCGAACAGACAAGACTGCTGGCCGAGTCGAACTCTTTCAGGGAAAGCGGCGGGATATTTGTTGATCAAAACGGAACAGAACACCCTTACCATGCAGGAAGCATCTGGTACGATGACTTTGGCCCCATCATCACCGAAAACGAGGAAGCGGCGCTTTCCGAATCAGGGGACGATACCTATGCCCAGGATATCAGGCACGCCGGATGGAGCCATATCGAAATCGTATCGGCCGGTAACGAAGAAATGACGTTATTGACCGACTGTCAAAAAGACTTTACCGTTGCGCTGATTGCAGCCCTGCGCCAGACAGATGCAGGGTGTCGAATGATGGCCATATCCTGCGCGCATCGCGCCGAGGGCAAGCTGGCCTGGTCAATCAGCCTGCGCCGCCGGTACGCGCTAAACCATGAATCCAGAACGTTCTCGCTTCCATCCGCCATCAACGGCGAAGCCTTCGAAGCCGATATACTGGCGCGTATCAATGGGTGTTTGCAAGAACGCGGCCTGCCCGAATGCGCGCTGGCTGTAAAAGGCCATACTCCGGACGTCTCCGACGCAGTGAAAACCGGTTCAGGGACCCCAACCGCCGACGCACGCGCATCAAGAGCGCCCGATGCCTCGCAAATAGAAATGCAAATCCAAAAACTCCGCGCGGAAGCCAATAGACGCGTCTCCTCACTGACCGATATCCAGACCTCGCTGACGGCGATTAACGAGCGCGAACAGGCCGTCCGCGCCAGAGAAAGCGCCGAAACGGAACGAGACGTTGCAATCGCCGCAAAAGAGCGGCTATTGCAACAGGCTCAAAACGAAGAACGGCTGCGAGTGGAATTGCAGGAAAAAATCGAAGCGCTCAGCGCGCAGATCGAAACCCTGCAGACGCGCATAAAAGAACTGAATGGCGAAATCGCCAAAAAAGACGAAGTGATAGCCGCACTAACCGAGGAAAAACTGCAATTAAACGAAACGGTAAAAACCGCTGAAAACAACGCATCCAAGGCATTGGAAAACAGCCGCGCATGGCAGGCGGCGGCAACGGAAGAAATAAACGCGCATGCCATTACCGCCGCTGACCGCGACGCGTTACTGAACGGACTGGAACAACTTGATCAGGAGGTCAAGCGGCATGCCGCGGCCTTCCATAAAGAGATGTACGAACTGGAACAATCAACGCGCGCGCAAATCGAGAATCTGACCAAAGAGCTGCAGAACCAGTCGCAACAGGCGGCGACCTTCATTCAGGCGCTCAACGTTCAAACTCAGGCGACGCAACGGTTAATTGATGGATTCAAGCAGCAGATGGCCCCGCATAGCGCAAAACAGGAAGGAATGGCAGCCGCTTTGCAAACGGATAGCGAAAATGAGCACCCGGACAACACCCGGACGGAACCTGACAGTACACCTCATAATGAGCCGGCTCCACACCCCCTATTCGCCGTGGGCATGTCTCAAGTTGAGCGGAAACATTCCAATATCCTGAACGTCAAACCGTTCATACTTCGTCAAGGCGCTGCCGAGCGTAACCAACAACCTGGACAGGAACGTTTCAAGCCGATAGCGACAACATTACCCCGCTCGGTAGCGGCAGCGCTTGCGGCGCCTATTGCAATTAACGACGGCGCCTCGCACTTTCCCCGCAAACTGCGCCGATTGTCGCAACCTACCGGGCAGGAAGGAAAAAATCATCAACTGGTCTGGCAGAATGTAAAGGACGACTTAAGCAAAGCCGCCCGCGAAGACGGTGCAGGATCGAAAGAGCCAAGCCATTACGTTTCGCACGCGCAAAAAGCGGCGGTTAAAAACTGGCAGAACAAATTCGCGTTATCCCCATCCTCCAATGACGGCTCCATCCAGTGGCGCCGGAATCCCGGCGAAATAGATACCTTGTCAAGCCGCGCAGATCAACTGGAGTCCAATATAAGCAAGCTGGCCGAATTAAGCATGTCCCGCGCGGACATCGTTACCGCTGCAAGCCCGGTTGACGGCACCTCTTCATTGGATCATGACCATGCCGGCTACACAAAAAACAACATTGTTGACAACAACGGCGGCCGACGTATGCGCGCCGTCATTGCTGCAGGGCTGAGCACGCTGAGCGTCAGCGTTTTGATAGCAGGTTTGGCCATATATGCCGCTACCGATGGGACGACGCTCCCCATGCGCCAGATCACCGCGCAATTGCACGGTATTCGGTCGGCAGCAGCACACCTCTCAGCAATTACCGGTCAATTGTTACAGGAAGAGTCTGGCGACTATCATCCAGCCGCATCACTAACACGCACCGACGCCAAAGAAACAGAAACGGAGATACCCGATGTACAACAAATAATGAGCGCCGTTTTTGAATTTGACGCCGGCGCGATGGCCGGGACTGTTTTAAAGCCGTTTATCCCGGAAGAACTGGCAGACGGCAGGAATCTGCCGAATGCGAACACGCTGAACGCCACCCAGGTTGCCGCGATATTTCCCCACTGA
- the bcsE gene encoding cellulose biosynthesis protein BcsE — protein sequence MKFSIAKRKHATLNIGIDCLPESVSTIYPGQLYGICVRNRNIRETLTAGTIARAWREGVRAVVISSRPEIWAGLIEKMAPGIAETLSHGKPLVLESTGDYQELLKKYSLNKLLEELDDTGIPAGSLIIMDEAEGLFSWNDLKLVRRQGLIFRAWVREWKHSGLFVFHKLHFESPGAGAIRVQCNCLDGVAELDADMLRLNWRIDHWNTPGGSRVEARSYGVSYNEEQQSLSADGSAMDALAQQLLYAPDEDQVLTTVDALFNEKSVPPEWQRYERFSDLLQAVQHAVAATVILPYSNSVKFATLAETTHLIRETAGRGLKIVIREKNKRLRYNQNMALMQLGANLIVHNYESFSHLLWCIDSLKGQCFGKKAVMSYEDLLSESIPVEVNGYLRPQKFCDFVQTTLDRTHDINIQHALISLDLLPGRSHIDALLAYHPKRKGDVMTADNASLFIFFFACREPDIDTALERSLNVSINDLFLHETRMTNSEDINASIQRLRKLAAQTHLVDYTSELYTYNNVS from the coding sequence ATGAAATTTTCGATTGCCAAGCGCAAACACGCTACGCTTAACATAGGCATAGATTGTTTACCTGAATCGGTTTCCACCATTTATCCCGGACAACTGTACGGTATTTGCGTGCGTAACCGCAACATTCGAGAAACGCTTACTGCCGGAACGATAGCGCGCGCCTGGCGGGAAGGCGTGCGCGCGGTCGTCATTTCCAGCCGGCCCGAGATTTGGGCCGGTTTGATCGAAAAAATGGCGCCCGGCATAGCGGAAACCTTATCGCATGGTAAACCCCTGGTGCTGGAAAGCACGGGCGACTACCAGGAACTGCTTAAAAAATACAGCCTGAACAAACTGCTGGAAGAACTCGACGACACCGGCATCCCGGCAGGATCGCTGATTATCATGGACGAAGCGGAAGGTTTGTTTTCATGGAATGATCTGAAACTGGTGCGGCGGCAAGGCCTGATTTTTCGCGCCTGGGTGCGCGAATGGAAACACAGCGGTCTGTTTGTCTTTCATAAGCTGCATTTCGAATCCCCCGGCGCCGGCGCCATACGCGTACAATGCAATTGTCTGGACGGCGTGGCGGAACTGGATGCGGATATGCTCCGGCTCAACTGGAGAATCGACCACTGGAACACCCCCGGAGGCAGCCGTGTCGAAGCAAGAAGCTATGGCGTCAGCTATAACGAGGAACAGCAGTCGTTAAGCGCGGACGGTTCCGCCATGGACGCGCTGGCGCAACAGCTGCTGTATGCGCCGGATGAGGATCAGGTGCTGACCACCGTGGACGCGCTTTTCAACGAAAAAAGCGTTCCGCCCGAATGGCAGCGCTACGAGCGCTTTTCCGACCTGCTGCAGGCGGTTCAGCATGCCGTCGCCGCCACGGTTATACTGCCTTACTCCAACTCGGTCAAATTCGCCACTTTAGCCGAAACAACCCATCTGATAAGGGAAACAGCGGGTAGAGGCCTGAAAATCGTTATCCGCGAAAAAAACAAACGCTTGCGCTATAACCAGAACATGGCGCTCATGCAGCTGGGCGCTAATCTGATCGTGCACAACTACGAAAGTTTTTCGCATTTGTTATGGTGTATCGATTCACTGAAAGGACAATGTTTTGGGAAAAAGGCGGTAATGTCCTATGAAGACTTGTTGAGTGAATCCATACCGGTTGAGGTCAACGGTTATTTGCGGCCGCAAAAATTTTGCGATTTCGTGCAAACCACGTTGGACCGCACCCACGATATTAACATACAACATGCGCTGATCAGTCTCGACCTGCTGCCGGGAAGATCGCACATTGATGCGCTATTGGCCTACCATCCCAAACGTAAAGGCGATGTCATGACCGCCGACAACGCCAGTCTGTTTATTTTTTTCTTCGCCTGCCGGGAGCCGGATATAGACACCGCGCTGGAGCGTTCCTTAAATGTAAGCATCAACGATCTGTTTCTCCATGAAACGCGCATGACCAACAGCGAGGACATCAACGCCAGCATCCAGCGGCTCAGGAAACTGGCGGCGCAAACGCATTTGGTCGATTACACATCCGAGCTATACACTTACAACAACGTCTCATAA